Genomic segment of Steroidobacter denitrificans:
ATGTCGCTGCCGGCAATATCGATTCTGTGCTGTGCTCTCTTGCTGGGTTCATTGCCCGCGTCGGCTGCCAAACGCTACATTTCCGACGAATTGGCGGTGCCGCTGCGGCGCGGCCCGTCCACGGGCCACCGGATCCTGCATGCCGGCCTGCCCAGCGGCATGGAACTCGAGGTGCTGGGCGAAGACTCGGCTGCCGGATTCACCCAGGTGCGCACACCCAATGGTACCGAGGGCTGGGTCCCGACCCAGTATCTGACTGCCCAGCCCATCGCCCGGGACCGCCTGGCGGCGGCGAATCGCCGCATCGAATCCCTGGAAGCGCAGCTGAAATCCGTACGCGACAGCTACAAGGACGCCAGCGGCGCCCGCAACGAAATGGCGAGCCGTACCGCGGATCTCGACAAGCAAGTCGATCGGCTGCAGAGTGAGCTTGCCGAGGTTCGCAGTGTTTCCGCTGCGGCCATCGCGCATTTCGAGGAAAACAAGCAACTTAAATCGTCCAATGAATCGCTGCGCGCCAAGGTCATGGCACTGAATGCACAGGTCGAGCAACTGGAGCGCAACACCCTGCTGCGCTGGCTGCTGGCCGGTGGGGCTCTGGTTCTGATCGGCCTGCTGCTGGGTGCCTGGCTCAAGTCGCGCCCCCGCCGCAGCCAATGGGCCTGAGCTCACGTCCCTGAGCTCGTCCCCCTCGAGTTCACGCCGCTGAGCTCATAGCCGCGCCATCGTAGGAGCTGCCGACAACCATCGCCCGGATTCAGAATAATTCACCTTTCTCCCCCGGCAGCATCCGAGCACGCAGCAGCGGAATCGGCGGACCGCCGTAGGACAGGAATTCGTCATTGAACTGCTTCCATGCCTGTTCGCCGCCACGCGAACGGCTCCAGTCGGTGCGCAGCTTGCGGATCATGAGCTTGCCCATCGTATAGTTGAGATAGGCGGGATCATAGGTGCCGCGTGCAGCCTGCTGACGCGCGTTACCTTCATCCTGGAAGGCCTGTTCCCTGAACATCTGCTCGCACTGCTGCATCGTCATGCCCTGGGTATGCAGGCCGATCGCGCACATGTATCGGACATTGCGCAGCAAGGCATTGAGCAACTGGCCGATATGCAGTTCGGGGGCCTCCCGGGCCAGCCCCTTCTCGATCATGAGCTCCTCGGCGTAGTGGGCCCAGCCCTCCGCGAACCCATAGCCGATGAACAGTTGCCCGAAGCGCCAGGGAGAGCGGTTCGAATGCAGGAATTGCAGGAAATGCCCCGGCCAGACTTCGTGTATCGAGGTGAACAACAGATCCGCCTTGCCCGGAATATAGGCCTGCTGCTCCCTCGGCGGCCAGCTCGGATCCGGCGGGGCGATGTAATAGACCGATGGCAGATCTTTTTCGTAGGGCCCCGGGATATTGATGTAGGCAAAATTCTGGCGCCGATAAGCCGGCGCTTCGCGTACCACGGCTTCCTCCATACCGGGCACCGTGACCACCGAATTCTCGATCACGAACTGGCGCAGCCGTACCAGTTGCCGAGCGGCTTCCGCGACCACGCTACCGGTCGGCTTGGCGGCATTCGTACTCGCGACGCAAGCTTCGAGCGTCGCATTCGGTGCGTAACGCCGGCAGACATCCTCCAAGGCGGTCAGGTTACGCTCCAGGTCCGCGCGTCCGATTGCCTCGATCCTCGTCAGGGGGGTCGTCACCCCTTCGGTCATGCGCAGCATGGCGCCAAACCGTTCGACACCCAGCGCGTATCCGCCCTCCAAGGCATCGTCCCGGCCGTCCAGCCACTTGGCCAGATCAACCATCGCAGCAGCTGCCGGCTCGATGACCTCGGACAATTCCTGCTGCAGCGA
This window contains:
- a CDS encoding TIGR04211 family SH3 domain-containing protein, whose translation is MPNFILPKELLLMRMSLPAISILCCALLLGSLPASAAKRYISDELAVPLRRGPSTGHRILHAGLPSGMELEVLGEDSAAGFTQVRTPNGTEGWVPTQYLTAQPIARDRLAAANRRIESLEAQLKSVRDSYKDASGARNEMASRTADLDKQVDRLQSELAEVRSVSAAAIAHFEENKQLKSSNESLRAKVMALNAQVEQLERNTLLRWLLAGGALVLIGLLLGAWLKSRPRRSQWA
- a CDS encoding DUF885 domain-containing protein codes for the protein MMHFRACYPSFRPCWFIVVLLALAGATGCERSQNPATQVTPAPASAVNVEWGRFVDDFIDAYFIANPSFAAAQGRHEFDGQMPDWSAAGIGREIARLEQARTRAAQFQASTLSPEEDFQRDYIVSVIDRDLFWLREARQPFNNPAWYFDNGLDPSTYVDVPYAPPSQRLRAFIKYARQIPALTAQIRENLQAPLPRSYVEYGSKSFAGFARFYRNDVPRAFAEVQDASLQQELSEVIEPAAAAMVDLAKWLDGRDDALEGGYALGVERFGAMLRMTEGVTTPLTRIEAIGRADLERNLTALEDVCRRYAPNATLEACVASTNAAKPTGSVVAEAARQLVRLRQFVIENSVVTVPGMEEAVVREAPAYRRQNFAYINIPGPYEKDLPSVYYIAPPDPSWPPREQQAYIPGKADLLFTSIHEVWPGHFLQFLHSNRSPWRFGQLFIGYGFAEGWAHYAEELMIEKGLAREAPELHIGQLLNALLRNVRYMCAIGLHTQGMTMQQCEQMFREQAFQDEGNARQQAARGTYDPAYLNYTMGKLMIRKLRTDWSRSRGGEQAWKQFNDEFLSYGGPPIPLLRARMLPGEKGELF